The genomic interval GCTCTCCGCGCTGTACCGAACGGTTGCTGGCGGAGCTTCTCCTCGCAGCGACAAAGCGAGCGTGGAGGTGAGCGGCGCAAGTTTGACGGAGAAAATGACCGTGGAAGAGGTCATCGCCCTGGCAATGAACGCTGAACGGGCGGCGCACGAGTTCTATCTGGCGGCGGCGGGGCGCGCGCGCTCCGCAAAGGCGCGCGAGATGTTCCACTTTCTTGCCGAGCAGGAGCTGGAGCACTATCGTCTCCTGTCTGTAGATATGGCCGCACAGCAGGGAGGCAAGGGCCACTTTCAGTGGGCTACCTTCTGGGATATCCCGCCAGGGATGGAAGACCTGTGGTAGTCCGCATCTTGCTCGTTCACCCCAACAACGGAAGACCAAACTCATGCGTAGAGTCTTGAATACTGCCCTTCTTCTGCTGGCGCTCCTGGTCCTCGTCCCTGGATGCGCTCGCCCTCTGGTCCGGCCCTATTACCCAGAGATGTCGGTGGAGGAGTTGGATCGGGAGATCAGACGCGTAGCCGCATCCGGATGGTCAAACCAGGAGAAGATCGTCTACTACTCAGAGCGCTTCCTTGGCGCTCCGTACGACTTGTACTGCGAAGGAGATGGCCCTTACGCCCGCTACGATACGCGCCCGCTGCTCAATCTTAAGAAGCTCAACTGCATGACCTATTGCGAGATAGTGCTGGCCCTGGCCCTGGCCGATTACTACGAGGACTTTTTCAATATCCTTCAGCACATTCGCTACCGCCACGGCATCATCGGCATGGCCACTCGCAATCACTACACCATGGCCGACTGGCTACCCGCTAACAGCTGGTGCCTGGAGGATGTGACGCAACGTATCGGCGGCGTAGACGCCCTACCCCTGACCAGGACCATCAGCCACCTGCGC from candidate division KSB1 bacterium carries:
- a CDS encoding DUF1460 domain-containing protein, producing MRRVLNTALLLLALLVLVPGCARPLVRPYYPEMSVEELDREIRRVAASGWSNQEKIVYYSERFLGAPYDLYCEGDGPYARYDTRPLLNLKKLNCMTYCEIVLALALADYYEDFFNILQHIRYRHGIIGMATRNHYTMADWLPANSWCLEDVTQRIGGVDALPLTRTISHLRFFGGKGFTDLPVVLPDRQVTITYIPLDRLAAHQDSLRSGDIVALIQDRPDIFSAHMLLVIRDQRGLFFRHASMSAGRVVDVPFADYVAGLMKNPRYMGMSFMRVREQIAWQDEPCTHGKFLLPKE